TTATTCTTCTACATTTACATTTAATAAGTCGAGTAAAAACATAAAAAGCGGTATACCTATAAGCAGTCCCCATACTCCCATAAAATGCTCTGATACTAGCAGTACAATAAATATGATAAATACCGGCAATTCTGTCTTTGATGCCATAAGCTTAGGATTTAACACATAACTTTCCAAAGCATGAAGTGCAGCAATCATTGCAAGAACATAGAGTATTTTTACTACTCCTCCTATGTTAAAAGCAATTATAGATAAGGGTATGAGTGAAGCAATCGTTCCTGCTACAGGTATTAAGCTAAAGAAAAATATCATAACTCCCAAACCTAAAAGCTGCTTAAACCCTAAAAACTTTAAAAATATAACTGACAGTACAGAGTTAGTCAAAGCTATAAGTATCTGTGCTTGAATAACTTTTCCAAAAGAATTTAAAAAATTAGAGCCGAAATAGTGAAGGTATGTATAAAAACCTCCTATTCTGCTGTTCTTAAATCTTCTCATAAAGTCTGCCACCTTATGCTTTTCAAGCATAAAAAACATACTAAGCATAAGAGCAATAAAAATGTTTATACTCCACTTTCCAATGTCTGCAGCAAGAGCCAAAAGGAAATTAACTCCTCCTTTTGTGTAGCCTTTAATATCTACTTGATCAAACACAGGCAATAAATATTTTTGAATATGTATATTAGACTTAAAATCAAATTCTGCAACTTGATTTGTTATGTTTATAATTTGATTTATAACTACAGGAACATATTTGTAAATAAAAAATGCTATTAGGGTAGCAAACACCACGTAAAAAACAATAGTTACTGCAGCATAGTTTAAAGGAATTATCTTTCCAAGCTTCTTCATAATTATGCTTTGCAGGCTGTAGATAAAATAAGTAAACACAAAGGTTAATAGAAAAAGATTTAAAAGACCTCCCATAAAATAAAATATCAATATTAAAGCAAGTAAAACTAATATCCTCTTAGTAATTTCCTTGTCAAGAACCTCCTTAATAAACCCCATTCCCAAGTCACTCTCCTACGTTAAAGCTATTTAAAAAAATCATTATAAGTTCATTGTACCTGTATAACAAAATTCCTGTCAATACGATAAATGGCGACAAATCACTTCTTCGATACGTATGGATTATTTTTTATGTAAAATCTCCAAAGGAAGTCTTTTGCTTCTTCTGCATAGTCTATATTTATCCTTGTGGTAGCTACTATCTCAAAACTTTCTTCATTATCATCATGTAAAATGTAAAGTTCGTCTCCGCATAGATCCAGTCCATTATGTGACCTATCTATATTTAGTGCTCTACAGAGTTTTCCAGGGCCGCTGGTTAACCCTAATTTTTCTCTTTTTGTAAGCTGCTCTAACTCCTTTTCATATCTAAATTTACTCATACTCTCCATACCCTCAACAGGCTCAAGAGCACGGATCAAAATAGCCTGCGGCTTTTCTGGCTCCTCAACTACCACGTTCATACAATTATACATTCCATATATTATATAAACGTAAGAATATCCAGGGCCGCCATACATAATTTCATTACGTTCTGTCCTTCTATTGTTATAGGAGTGAGCCGCTTTATCAGTAGGCCCCATATAAGCTTCTACCTCTGCAATTTTTCCAATGAGCTTTTCACCTTCTACTACATGAACTAAGTATTTCCCTAAAAGCTCTTTTGCTACTGTAACACTGTCTCTATTGTAAAATTCTCGATTAAGCTTTTTCATAATACCCCCAAAATATAATGAAGAATGAGTAATCATTCTTCATTGTTGATTAGTAATTTACTTATTCTTTTGATCTGATTTTTGATCTGATTTTTGATCTGGCTTTTCTTTTTCCTTCTGTTCTCCTCCCTGTTGTCCCATACCATTAAGCTGCTGCTGAGCTTGATCTATAAGCTGATTCATTTGAGTAAGAGCCTGATTAGATTGTATTTGCTCATTTGCTTGCTGAAGCGCAGACATAGCCTCCTGAATAGATTTTTGAACCTGCTGTTGTACCTGCTCCTGCTGCTTTTGAGCTTGGTTTCTAAAATCGTGCATCTGTTTTAAAAGTTGATTTAAACTCTCATTTGCTCCATTTTTACTCTTGTTTTCCTGTCCTTTTTTCTCCTGCTGCTGACTTTCTCCGCTGCTGCTCATGTTGAAATTGCCGCCAGTAATAGAGCTTGACTGCATATCATAAAGAGTCTGCTGCATGCTGTTAAGCTGTTCCTTTAGATTGCTTATTTCTTGAGCCATCTCTGTGTCACCGTTACCGTTATAGTTAAAAAAATCGTCTAAGGATTCGCCGTTGTTGTTTGAAGCCATATCCATTCCTCCTATAAAAATACTAAATAATAAAGAAAAACTACGTACATATAACGTAGTTTTTCCATAAAATATAGCTTTATTCCACTATCTACTTCTTATTATATTTTTTGTAGCGTTTTATCCCAAACACAGCTGCTATAGCTAAGAAAGCAAATACAATTATATTTGATAATATAAATATTAAAATATTTTGTACTGCTAGCACCAAAGTCACAGAGGTGTTTCTAAAGCCAGTACCTATGGCCTTGAAAAATTCATTTCCACCTAACACTGTCTTTTTGTTATCTATAACGCCTATTTTTTTGTCAGCATTAAGAGTTATGGTTGCATAATCAACCTGCTTATCCCAGCTCTTTTTTCTAGCTTCCAAAGCTTCTGCTTCTCCTCTTATCTTATAAAGCTCGGTCTGAACCTTTAACACTTCTTCAACAGTATTAGCTTTTTTCAATATAGTAAGCACTTGCTCTTCTTGAGCTCTAAGATTCCTAAGTCTTGCTTCGTTATCCACGTATGCATCAGTAATATTTTCTGCAGAAACATTTTTATTTCTTACTGTAAACCCTTTTTCTGCATAGGCTATAAATTCATCAAATCTTTGCGCCGGAATTCTTACCCTAGCTTCTAGTCTTACTTCCATTGTATTTTCACTTTCAATATAGCCACCAAGTTCTTCCGCCTTTTTACGTATACTTTCAGAAAGATTGGTCAAGTCTTCCTCAACTATGGAGAGTGAAGCATTTTTAATTATTTTTTTGCTTTGCTCTTGTTCCTCTGCTTTTTTGTCTTTCATGTCAGCCTTTGGTGCTTCTTTTATTGATGAATTACTAGATGAATTTTTGGCTTCATTTTTCAAAGCTAAGCTGTCGTAGGCAGCACTAGGTTTTCCATTTGGTGAACTTGCTGCAGACATGCCGGTTTCAGCCTTCTTAGCACAAGACGATAGTATAATTGACAATGCCATAAAGCTGCATAGTAAAACTCTCTTTTTCATTATAATCCCTCCTGTATTCCTTTAGGGTACATAACAATTATCAATTATTATGCCTCCTGTATTCCTTTAGGGTACATAACAATTATCAATTGTTAAATACCAAATCCAATTAATCCCATCATACCCAACTTACTTATATATACGAGTCGAAATTAAAATCGATACCAAAAAATAAAAATAGGGCAGCTAAGCGCCCTATCTAAATACCTTTGCTTTAATATTCTAAAAATGCATCCTCAACAGTAGAAACATAACCATCACTGCCTTCTCTAACCATGGCAACAATTTTAGGCGCTTCTCCATTCATAATGTGCACATTATAAGCCTGAAGCCCTACCTTATCCATCTTTTCATTTCTATCTACAACAACTACAGGCTCTCCAGCCATCCCTGGTACCTTACAAGCAGCCGTTATATTTTCTTTTAGCTTATCAACAGGACAATCAATCATTTTTATATTTCCTATAACCTTTTCAACATCCATTTTAATCTCTCCCTCTTACATTTTTAAGCTTTTCATAATAAAATTCATAGTTTTATTATGCTGAACTTCTTACATTTTTATTATTCAGCTTAAAAATCTGAAGAGTTTGTATCAGAATTGTTGTCATAACTTCCAGAATCACTAAAATTTGATAAGTCACTATAGGAATCATCGGAGTTAGAAAAGTCGTTTAAATCCCATGAACTACTGTCATCGTAGTAATTGTCCTTCCATTTTTCCTCTTCACTGCTTAGGCCTTCACAGTTATAATCCTGTTGGAAATCACAGTTATCATATGGTTCAATAGTAGAGTTTTCTTCGGTGTCCGTCCAATCATTAAATTCGTTAACTATTTCTTCCGTAACCTGAATATTGTCATTATCAAGCATTTCCATGAACTGCATCCTTTGTATATCGTTTAAAGTATTCATATAGTCCACCTGTGAATCCTGTGGAAGTGAGTGAAAATAAGTTCTGAAATTACTCGGTAAACTTTTCCTTACTGTTCTTCTAGTTTGTCTTTGTCCTGATGATAATGCAGCAATAAGTATTAAAGCTCCAAAAAATAAAAGTAATATTTCCATTCTATCCCCCATCTCTTTACTATTTATAAAGTAAAGCTTCTTAATTTAATTATATAACCCCTAGCGTCACATTGAAATAAGCTAACAAAATATTTTTTCTTATTCTTTTACAAGTATCAAAACAATAACTTATGAATAAACTATTAAAGAAAAGGCCAATCTAATTGAATATGTTTAAAAATTGTCAATATATTTCAAAAAAACCTATTGACAGAAGTTGTAAAAGGTTGTAACCTTAAATGGAAGTAATTATTAAATTTTAAAAAGGAGGTAGGAAAATGTTAGTAAATATGTCAACAGTAAAAAATAGACAAAGAAATAGCAGTATTAACGGCAATTTTGCGTCCTTTACAGGAATAGCTGTGTCTTTTAATGGCATGTTTGCGCTCAAAATTTCATATGGTAGCCCTACCTCAGTATCGGTTTCTACGCCTTGATACTTAACCAGTTTTCATTGATTGTGAATACAGGTCATGGGCTACGATAACCCATGGCCTTTTTATATAGGTTTTTTGAGGCATATTTTGCCTTGGAAAGTTATTGTTTTTAAAGCCATGGGATAACCATGGTTTTTTTCATTCTAAAAATTTAAGTCGCAAATTGAAAGGGGGACTCACAGAATGAAACGGATTTTTAAATATGTTTGGGAATACAAACTACTTGTACTCATACCTTCTATTGCTATGATGCTTTCTATAGGCTTAGATATGTTCAACCCATATCTGCAACAGCTTATTACTGACAAGGTATTTATAGGTGGAGAGATGAATCTTCTATGGCCTATACTTGGGGGCTTTATCACAATAACTGCATTAAGAGCATTACTAGGCTATGCTAAGGAATATTTATTCGATGTGCTTTCTGCAAAAATCAGCATAGACATCAAAAAGGATGTCTTTAATCATATTCAAAAGCTTCCCTTCAAGTATTTTGATAGTATGAATACAGGAGAGCTCATGTCAAGAATAGGTGAAGATGTAGATAACGTTTGGAGGAGCGTATCCTTTGGTATTAGACTATTTATCGAGAATATGATTTACTTCTTAACTGCTTCTACTATACTGTTTTCATTAAACTGGAAACTTACTCTTATCTGTCTTGTAGGAATGCCTCCTATCGCTTATTTAGCTTTGAAATTTGAAAAGAAGATTGGTGAATCCTATGGAAAAATAAGTGATCAGGGAGTTTTGCTAAACACAGCTGCTCAGGAAAATATAGCAGGAGTTAGACTTGTTAAAGCTTTTGCTAGAGAAAAGCATGAAATACTAAAGTTCTTAAAGCTTAATAATCAAAGCTTTGATTTAAGTATGGAGCAAAACAAAATTATTGCTCGCTACTTTCCTCCTATTGAGTTCCTAACAAACCTTGCTATGGTGCTATTAGTAGTACTTGGTGGAATATTCGTAATGGGCGGCAGCATGACTATAGGCCAACTTGTTGCCTTCAACGGTTACATCTGGATGCTTATATGGCCAATGAGAATGCTGGGATGGCTTACGAATTTAATAGCTCAAACAAACGCTTCTGCTAAGAAGATAGAAAAGATTATGGATACAGAACCAGAAATAAAGGATAATGATGACTCCTTTAGAGTTCCTAGTGTAAGAGGAGATATCGAATTTAGAAATGTATCCTTTAAGTACAGAGATGACTTGATCTTAAAAGATATAAATCTCAAGGTTAAGTCCGGAAGTACAGTTGCTATAATGGGAACTACAGGTTCAGGAAAATCCTCAATTATAAATTTGATTGGAAGATACTACGATGTTTCCGAAGGTGCTGTTTATGTCGACAACTATGATGTCAAGGAAATGAATCTCAAGGATTTAAGAAGCCGAATGTCAATAGTTCCTCAAGACACCTTCCTCTTCTCAGCTAGTATTGAAGAAAATATTCGTTTTGGAAAAGAAGATGCTACTTTTGATGAAATTAGAGAAGCCTGTAGACTTGCCTGTGCTGATGAGTTTATAGAAGAACTTGAGCACAAGTACGATACTGTAATAGGCGAAAGAGGAATCGGTCTATCCGGTGGTCAAAAACAAAGATTATCTATTGCCAGAGCTCTAATAAGAAACTCCAGCATACTAATTCTTGATGACTCAACTTCAGCTTTAGACATGGAGACAGAATACAGACTTCTTAAAAACTTAAATGAAAAGCATAAGAAGGCTACAACCTTCATTATCGCTCATAGAATTTCAGCCGTAAAAAATGCGGATATAATACTGTATGTTGAAAATGGTCACATTGTAGAGAGCGGAAATCATGAAAATCTACTTGCTAAAAAAGGTAAATACTACGAAGTTTATTGCGAGCAATTTAAGGACTTTGATAGTGCAGACAGTGAACAGGAGGTGGGATAATTGGCTAGAAATACAGTTAGACAAGATGAAGATATAAGAAAGTTTTCTAACAGTGAAATATTAGTTAGGCTCTTTAGCTATCTAAAAGCCTACAAATTTAAAGTTTTTATAGTGCTTATGCTTTTAGTGTTTGTAATGATTGTTAACCTTATTAATCCTTACTTATTAAAGGTAGCTATAGATACTAATATTAAAAACAATGATATGAAAGGGCTGCTCTTTATCGGAGCAGCAATGATTGTATTGAATATTTTATCCATGCTTGCTTCGAGTCTAAGAATAATAAAGATGGCTTCCGTTACTAATGACATACTTCTGAAAATAAGACATGATCTTTACACTCACATTCAGAAGCTATCTTTTTCCTTCTTTGACAGCAGGCCTGTAGGAAAAATACTTGCTAGAGTTATTGGTGACGTTAACTCGCTTCAAGAATTATTTAACAATGCAGTAACAAACTTTATACCTCAAATATTAACTGTAATTTGCGTTGGTGGAATGATGTTTTATCTAAACCCTAAACTAGCGCTTGCTTCAATAACAATGCTTCCAATTCTTGCCTTTAGCTTGTTCTCTATAGAAACAATTTCAAGAAGAAGATGGCAGGATTACAGAAGAAAGCGTTCTACCTTCAATGCTTATACTCATGAAGACTTTTCAGGTATAAAGGTCGTTCAGGCTTTTGCAAATGAGTCAAAGACTTCAAACAACTTCTCCGACCTTGTTAAGGATATGATGGGAAGCTTTATAAAAGCAGTTAGGCTTAATGACTTATTCTGGCCTTTGGTTGATACTTCTTGGGGTATTGGTACAGTAATAGTTTACTGGTTTGGTGCAAAACTAATAAGCAGCGGCAGCCTAAGTATAGGTACTATAATAGCTTTTACTATGTATATAGGGATGTTCTGGAGACCAATACTTGAAATAAGTAACTTCTACAACAATCTTATTATGAGTTTCTCTGCTGGTGAGAGAATATTTGAAATAATGGATATTGAGCCAGATATACTTGATATAAGCAGTGCTTTAAAGATGCCTAAAATCAAAGGTCAAGTTGAATTTAAAAATGTTACCTTTGGTTATGATGACGGTACAATAGTTTTAAACGATGTAAATTTTAAAATTAATCCTGGTGAAACTATTGCTCTAGTTGGCCCAACAGGAGCTGGCAAAACTACCATAGTAAATCTTTTAAGCCGATTCTATGATACTCAGTCTGGAGAAGTTTTAATAGATGGCAAGAATGTTAAAAATGTTGAGCTTGAATCTTTAAGAAGCCAAATGGGAATAATGCTTCAAGATACCTTCCTGTTTTCTACAACAATCAAAGAGAATATTAGGTATGGAAAGCTTGATGCCACAGACGAAGAAGTTATTGCAGCAGCAAAAGCTGTTAGTGCTCATGAATTTATAATGAGTCTGGAAAACGGCTATGACACAGAGGTTAACGAAAGAGGTTCAAGACTTTCAGTAGGTCAAAGACAGTTAATCTCCTTTGCAAGAGCTCTTCTTGCTAATCCAAGAATTTTAATTCTTGATGAAGCAACTTCAAATATCGATACTCAAACAGAAAAGCTTGTTCAAAGAGGTATTCAGAAGCTTCTGCATGGCAGAACTTCCTTTGTAATAGCTCATAGACTCTCAACCATTAGAGACTGCGATAAAATCATGGTTGTAAGTGATGGGAATATTGCTGAAGCAGGAACTCATGACGAACTTATGAAAAACAAAGGTTTATATCACAATCTATACATGTCACAATATAAGTTCCTTAGTGAAGGAGCATAATAGGAAATCACAGCTTATTCTAGCTGTGATTTTTTTATTTGTATAAACCATTTTCTTAAGTGGGAAACTAGCTTTGTCACAATACAAGGAGGAATATCATGGCAGAAAAAACTTTAGCATTACACGAAACACTTCAAATACACGAATTGCTTAACTTTAAAACTGTATGTATGGCTACAGCTAAAGCTATGGAAGGCGTTGTTTTTGACCAAGACCTTAAAGCGCTTTTTGAAAAAGATGTTCAACAATCCCTTCCAGCCGTTAAAGAGCTTCAAGAACTTTTAGCAAAAGCTCCATTAGGAGAGACTAGATTGGAGGAAGGATTAAAATGATTAACGACTATTTAGAAGTAAGAAATGC
The genomic region above belongs to Clostridium swellfunianum and contains:
- a CDS encoding AI-2E family transporter; amino-acid sequence: MGFIKEVLDKEITKRILVLLALILIFYFMGGLLNLFLLTFVFTYFIYSLQSIIMKKLGKIIPLNYAAVTIVFYVVFATLIAFFIYKYVPVVINQIINITNQVAEFDFKSNIHIQKYLLPVFDQVDIKGYTKGGVNFLLALAADIGKWSINIFIALMLSMFFMLEKHKVADFMRRFKNSRIGGFYTYLHYFGSNFLNSFGKVIQAQILIALTNSVLSVIFLKFLGFKQLLGLGVMIFFFSLIPVAGTIASLIPLSIIAFNIGGVVKILYVLAMIAALHALESYVLNPKLMASKTELPVFIIFIVLLVSEHFMGVWGLLIGIPLFMFLLDLLNVNVEE
- a CDS encoding DNA-3-methyladenine glycosylase, with protein sequence MKKLNREFYNRDSVTVAKELLGKYLVHVVEGEKLIGKIAEVEAYMGPTDKAAHSYNNRRTERNEIMYGGPGYSYVYIIYGMYNCMNVVVEEPEKPQAILIRALEPVEGMESMSKFRYEKELEQLTKREKLGLTSGPGKLCRALNIDRSHNGLDLCGDELYILHDDNEESFEIVATTRINIDYAEEAKDFLWRFYIKNNPYVSKK
- a CDS encoding DUF4349 domain-containing protein, coding for MKKRVLLCSFMALSIILSSCAKKAETGMSAASSPNGKPSAAYDSLALKNEAKNSSSNSSIKEAPKADMKDKKAEEQEQSKKIIKNASLSIVEEDLTNLSESIRKKAEELGGYIESENTMEVRLEARVRIPAQRFDEFIAYAEKGFTVRNKNVSAENITDAYVDNEARLRNLRAQEEQVLTILKKANTVEEVLKVQTELYKIRGEAEALEARKKSWDKQVDYATITLNADKKIGVIDNKKTVLGGNEFFKAIGTGFRNTSVTLVLAVQNILIFILSNIIVFAFLAIAAVFGIKRYKKYNKK
- a CDS encoding ABC transporter ATP-binding protein, producing the protein MKRIFKYVWEYKLLVLIPSIAMMLSIGLDMFNPYLQQLITDKVFIGGEMNLLWPILGGFITITALRALLGYAKEYLFDVLSAKISIDIKKDVFNHIQKLPFKYFDSMNTGELMSRIGEDVDNVWRSVSFGIRLFIENMIYFLTASTILFSLNWKLTLICLVGMPPIAYLALKFEKKIGESYGKISDQGVLLNTAAQENIAGVRLVKAFAREKHEILKFLKLNNQSFDLSMEQNKIIARYFPPIEFLTNLAMVLLVVLGGIFVMGGSMTIGQLVAFNGYIWMLIWPMRMLGWLTNLIAQTNASAKKIEKIMDTEPEIKDNDDSFRVPSVRGDIEFRNVSFKYRDDLILKDINLKVKSGSTVAIMGTTGSGKSSIINLIGRYYDVSEGAVYVDNYDVKEMNLKDLRSRMSIVPQDTFLFSASIEENIRFGKEDATFDEIREACRLACADEFIEELEHKYDTVIGERGIGLSGGQKQRLSIARALIRNSSILILDDSTSALDMETEYRLLKNLNEKHKKATTFIIAHRISAVKNADIILYVENGHIVESGNHENLLAKKGKYYEVYCEQFKDFDSADSEQEVG
- a CDS encoding ABC transporter ATP-binding protein — protein: MARNTVRQDEDIRKFSNSEILVRLFSYLKAYKFKVFIVLMLLVFVMIVNLINPYLLKVAIDTNIKNNDMKGLLFIGAAMIVLNILSMLASSLRIIKMASVTNDILLKIRHDLYTHIQKLSFSFFDSRPVGKILARVIGDVNSLQELFNNAVTNFIPQILTVICVGGMMFYLNPKLALASITMLPILAFSLFSIETISRRRWQDYRRKRSTFNAYTHEDFSGIKVVQAFANESKTSNNFSDLVKDMMGSFIKAVRLNDLFWPLVDTSWGIGTVIVYWFGAKLISSGSLSIGTIIAFTMYIGMFWRPILEISNFYNNLIMSFSAGERIFEIMDIEPDILDISSALKMPKIKGQVEFKNVTFGYDDGTIVLNDVNFKINPGETIALVGPTGAGKTTIVNLLSRFYDTQSGEVLIDGKNVKNVELESLRSQMGIMLQDTFLFSTTIKENIRYGKLDATDEEVIAAAKAVSAHEFIMSLENGYDTEVNERGSRLSVGQRQLISFARALLANPRILILDEATSNIDTQTEKLVQRGIQKLLHGRTSFVIAHRLSTIRDCDKIMVVSDGNIAEAGTHDELMKNKGLYHNLYMSQYKFLSEGA
- a CDS encoding spore coat protein, giving the protein MAEKTLALHETLQIHELLNFKTVCMATAKAMEGVVFDQDLKALFEKDVQQSLPAVKELQELLAKAPLGETRLEEGLK